TTGATTTACCGAATCGTGGATGGAAAGCGAGCTTAATGAAAATTCCAAGAAAGTTAGCTTTTTCGATCAATAATGACCTCGCTGTCAGAGTTCTGGGAGGTTATTCGTTGCTGGTATTAGCGGAATAATTGACTTCGTAAAACCCGAAGTAATATCTCACCTAATAGAATTATTTTGGAGCAGTGAGCCGATTTTGCTTACTGCATAATTTTAGTTGCTCTTATTACTCGAATTCACCATGGTTTATCACATGAAAGTCAGTATTATCATCAAAGCACTCAATGAAGAGAAGAATATTGTTCGCGCAATTGAATCAGCCTTAGCCGCTGTTGATAAAGTAGGTAGCGGTGAAGTAATTTTGGCTGATTCACTATCGACCGACCGGACCGTGGATTTGGCTAATCAGTTTCCGATGCGGATTGTGCAGCTTATCAATCCTCAAGATCGCTGTTGCGGGGTAGGTGCTGAACTCGGTTATCGTATTGCACTTGGCGAATATGTATACATTCTTGATGCAGATATGGAATTGGATGGTGATTTTCTGGTTGCCGCAGTTGCGGCATTGGATGCAGATCCGTCGTTAGGAGGTGTAGGGGGTGTTATCGAGGAAATGTACATAACGAATGCTGAATTTCGTCGTCGTACTGAAGATGATATCTTTAAATTTGGTGAAGTTGATTGCTTGAATATGGGAGGATTGTATAGAAAATCAGCTGTAGAGCAGATTGAGTATTTGACGAATCGCAATTTACATTCTTACGAAGAGTTTGAGCTCGGTTTGCGGTTGCGTGCGAATGGATGGCGCTTACAACGATTAAATCTACAAGCGGTTAAACATTACGGTCATACCGATACGAGTTTTAGATTGCTATGGCGGCGCTGGTGTGGCCGTTATATTTGGGGAGCGGGTGAGTTATTGCGCGAAGCATGGGGAAAACCTTATTTGCGGGCAGCTTTAAGGGGGGTTGTCCAGTATCGTTTATCACTAGTAGTTGGAGTTTGGTGGTTGAGTCTCTTGCTGAGTGCTATTGGCGGATTTTACCATCCTCTGGGCTGGTGGATATTCACCCTTTTATTATTAGTTCCATTGCTCTTCGGGGTGTTTCGAAGAAAGTCTCTGATGGATGGTCTCTATATGGTGGTATCGCAAAATCTTCATACTGCTGGTGTTATCATGGGTTTTTTTTCAGCCCGGCGCGGAGATCCCGCTCAATCTCCGGAGTTCCGGACAGTTAAGTAGTTCGGGCCTATTTAAAGCCGTTTATGCGATGAAGTTTTTGATAATAAGAGTTTTCCAGCAATGATATTAGGTTTGCTCAATACCGGATTATTACAAGAAAAAATGATGGGGTTTTTAGCAGGTAAAAGCAATTATTTTAAAGCGCTATCATTAATCTTTCTTGGTTTGATAGTTCCTAATGTTTATGCCGAGAAAGGTTTACTTTTCAAATCGAATTTTGGTCCGGGTGTTTCCATTGGCGAACCCCACAATTTCTTTCCAACTGGTAATGGCGGCTGGCAGGCAATTACCGGTGTCGATTCGGTAACAGGTTATAGTTGGCCGGTAAAAGCATTTGGCTCAGTTTTTTCTGGTGTTCAGCTCATTACGATTGATCCCATTACTTCTGAGTCTATTGGCAATTATATAACCAATGAAATTAGAACAGTTATCGGGCCAAGGGGAGAAGCAACCAACGCGCTTTTTCAGAGCGTAAAAATCAAAGGGGCCGTTGGACAAGCCGGTTCACAGGCGCCATTTATTTTTCTAAGGCCGCCAACAATTAGCGATGTCACGGATTTATATATCGCGTACTGGATCAAATATCCGCCTGATCTTATAGGAAAATTGGATCCTACAGTTTCAGCTGGAAATTGGCGTACTCAGTTTGAATTTAAGACGGGCGGATATGGCGGGAATGCCAGTAGCGGTGATTACCGGATCGTGACAAATATCCTGAAAGACGTCGATGGCAGACTCTACTGGATTACAAAAGGAGATAGTGTTGCGAATGGTCCTATTTCCGATGTTACTTACTGGCGAGTAGAGAATCGCTCAGTCCCGGTGCCTGTTGGTGAGTGGTTTAAATTTGAAGCTTACTGGCATCGTTCAAGTGGCAAGGATGGGCGATTCTGTGCTGCTGTCAATGAACGGGAAATAGTTAAGTACCAAGGGTCTACCATGGGAGAGCACAATCTTCCAATTACCCGGATCATGGTTAACAACGCCTACAGCGGCGGGCATGCCCCCATAGAATCTTATACGACAGGATTGGAGATATGGGAAGTGATTCCCGCTGCTAGAATTGGAAAATTTTGCTTTTTTGATTGAGATCTGAATGGATACACTGATTCCTGTTATTTTATCGGGCGGTTCGGGAACGCGACTATGGCCGCTTTCACGCGAGAAGCATCCAAAGCAGCTATTATCGCTCATTGATGATGATTCGCTATTGCAAGCCACTGTCCGCCGAATGGATGGCCTGGAGGGTATTACAGTTAATGCTCCCATCATTGTTTGCAACGAAGAATATCGTTTTGTCATAGCCGAGCAATTGCGGCTGATGGATAAAAAAGGCACCATCCTGCTCGAACCTTTCGGAAGAAACACGGCGCCTGCGCTAACTCTGGCAGCACTTTCCGCCATGCGGATGGATAAGGATCCGGTGTTATTGGTTATGCCGTCTGATCATGTCATTTTGGATATCGAATCTTTTCATGAAGCTGTTTCAATGGCGATGCCGCAAGCATTGACCGATAGCATCGTTACGTTCGGTATAACTCCGGATGCACCGGAAACAGGGTATGGCTATATTCAGCTTGGAGAATCGTTAACAGAAGAAAATACTGCATATCATATTACACGCTTTGTAGAAAAACCGGATTTATCAACCGCGCAAGCCTATTTGGATTCTGGGAAGTATCTCTGGAATAGCGGGCTGTTTAT
This is a stretch of genomic DNA from Nitrosomonas sp. sh817. It encodes these proteins:
- a CDS encoding glycosyltransferase family 2 protein, with protein sequence MKVSIIIKALNEEKNIVRAIESALAAVDKVGSGEVILADSLSTDRTVDLANQFPMRIVQLINPQDRCCGVGAELGYRIALGEYVYILDADMELDGDFLVAAVAALDADPSLGGVGGVIEEMYITNAEFRRRTEDDIFKFGEVDCLNMGGLYRKSAVEQIEYLTNRNLHSYEEFELGLRLRANGWRLQRLNLQAVKHYGHTDTSFRLLWRRWCGRYIWGAGELLREAWGKPYLRAALRGVVQYRLSLVVGVWWLSLLLSAIGGFYHPLGWWIFTLLLLVPLLFGVFRRKSLMDGLYMVVSQNLHTAGVIMGFFSARRGDPAQSPEFRTVK